The genomic window aaaataaacagggaGCTTTTATGTGAGAGGGACTAttctcaccaccaccacacattACTGTATCAGCTACTGCAGTGATTTACTGTTTGCATTCAGGCTGCTGTCATTAAACCAGCCATCTCGTTGCTCATCTTTCACTGAGTGAACAGGAACGGCGAGTGGCTGTTTTTCTGCCTCCAATCCACCGTTGTCCTTTCGCCCCAGCATACAAATCACTGTGGCTGTGGAAAAGATACTCCATTAGGTCCAACTCTGAGTTAAATCAATGCGTGACTTATCAAATGAAATAGGGGCTTATGAGGTAATCACCTGGCAAACGTTGCTGAAATTGTAATTATCTCCACTGCACACATCGCAGAGAAAGGAGACCAAACTAACTATTTAAGTGGAGGGTGAGATAACAAGGTGTAGAAAAGCACAACAGCTATATCTCTTAGACAGCGGTGTGAGCCAGCATGTTTATATGCTGAGAGACATGAGAGCAACTGTGGTTTATCTTGCTCAACAGAGAAATACGCATTAAGGCGGACAGATTTATGCTTCTAGTGCTCTGTCACATTACTGCAAGACTGCTGCTTCGCATGTCTGTCCTGCTGCTCCTTAATCACACCTGAGTGGCTTTTGTACAAGACATCCTAAGGAGAAATGTATGAAAGTGTTACTTATGGGTCCACAAGctatattttaaacaattataTCATaataaaatttgtttaaaaGTAATCTGCTGTGTAAATACACTATAAAATATAACCTGTTGCTTCAACTTAACTATGAGTAAGAGAGAAACAATCATAATTCATATAAGCAGGTGTTAAAGACGTCTACATTTCAAGCTGTTCACCTGAACTACTGAAAAGTATAGTGTCTGGAGAGTTTGAACTAAATGATGCATGTTGGTTTTGTGTCTTCAAAAACTTTATCTGACAAGTTGAGTGAACTTAATGTAACTAAGGTCAAAACAACTCATGTTTAATTAAGTACTGTAGTGTaataaaaattttaattaaattttagcTTGAATTACTTATGTAAGGTTTATTGCACAAAATGCAATGTGACTGTATTGTgatcttttaaaatataaatagacatatgtacatataaatatctaaatgtatgtacacatgaatgttttaattaaatacatgtaaaagaaaatccATAATAAGTTTTAAGTttcattatttcacttttattataCTTCATTTGGACCCTAGAGACATTGCAGTGTATAATTAGAGTCCACTGTGATTCAGTTAAGATCTGTCATCAGCCTTTTCTGTAGCAAAAAAGTCAGAATAAAACCATACATTTTATGGAATagtttcttttctgtatttaagGTTTTTGAAGTAGCAAACAGAAGATTCTGAATATCTCTGGCTTCACTCTTTACTcaactatatattatatttctgtgCAGTGCAACACAGCCCCCAGGTGGGAGTTCTGCAAAGTTGCACCACAGGTACTGAAGCTAGACAAACATTCACTTTTGGCTGTCTTGCACCATCTGTTGGTCAAATGGAGCCACTGTACTTATAACTAAAGAAATTATAATGGTGACCATTtatttgattacatttacttACTTAGATAATTCTTACTTAACagtcaaagaaaacactgacataGACTGAAGATAGTTTATTTAATACATGTGTTGTAGAGCGGCTCGTCTCAGCTGGCAGGAAAATACTTTTATTCACATGGGAAAGTTTGGTTTGGCCAGAGAAGTACAAATATATGTTAGGTTGATATGTGTTAAATACTACAAAGgctaaaatgtttaaacaaaatgtaaactgATTTAAGTAACTTACCACATGTGCTTTCTCTTGAGGGTGTTCAGGCTAAAAGAGTCCCCCTTGCAACTAAGCGCCATTTTAAAGGTTCCAGCCTTAACCAACTGTTGATTAGGGGAGcttgcatttctttttgcttATAGTTTTGTTTAAATCAACTCTAACTATTAAATGGTGAAAATTGAGAGTTTtaattgttattatatattgttgttgttgttttgcttgtgtgtttagattgtttgttatgtttttgctGTATGTGGGTAGGAATAAACACCTGGTTGGTTTTCACCTCATCTCTGCCTCAAGCTTCCTGTTCATTCCAGCTCCTAACAACCATCCTAACTAACACGTACAGCAGCAAACATCCACACCAAAGACACAGTATACTGCATATGGCCTGTTcttgtcctgtttttttccactcaaCACAAAGCAGCACGTCCTGTCTTCATGCACTATTGGGACACAATTTGGTGCATTAGCTGAAACGCAGTGACCCCATTTGGCTTTAAAAGCACAACAGTCCAGTGAAACCAGCCAAAAATAATTTATCCACTACCGGTATTATTCTGAATTGGTGCAACCTTGAGAACAAGCCCTCCGTTTCCCAGTGACAAGCAGAGGTGTGACTGTGGGAAGCCAGTCGATGAGGTTCAGTCTCAGCTCGGCTGAGTCACACTTCGTCACCTCTTTCGGTGTGTGTGATCACACCACAAGCTCAGACTAAGTTCACAGGGCCATGCCATCAGCCACCCTCTCTGAACTctctgaacttttttttttttttttcataaactACAATAAAATCACATAAAGAAGCATCTTCAGTGACAAAATTAACGGATAAGAATGAATACTCAATTTTGAGAATCACCCAAATTATGAGATCTGTTAAGACAAATGCTTAGAAGACAACATCAGTGTTTAGGATGCAATTATGAAGcagattttatataaatatgagAAAGAACCTAACAAAttcagtatctatatttttatattgaaaCTTAGACTTAAACTTAGAGGCTGTAAGACTGTTAAGGTCAGGAGAAGGTGGCATACATGCAACCAGAGGTCAGCTAAACACTGTCCATCGTTAGGTGTGTATTCCTCACACCACAGTTCACACCAGCTCCTGGGAAAAGGCGGCATGTGCCTGCAAATCTGAAACTGTACAAAGTTCACTGTGTTGTGCAGGTAATGACCAAAGGGTCCAAATGTGAAGCTATAACTCAGTAGAATGTCATAATATCCTccagtatttttaaaaacatgttttttttttatttactaaaagattaaaatgattCAAACATCTAATTGATCATCTGCATTCAAACCCACACTTAAAAACCAAAAGTCAGCAAACAGGGTCAGTCCTGCAAGAATATGTCCTTTTTTTCTACTAATGTACTAAGGCCATTGTATGATTTAAACTAATAATCTTTATGTGAAATCTTGCAACACCATCTAATTTAAAGCCCTTTCACACGTTATGTTGATAGAAATGAACCGAGAAATTAGTGTTGGGTTGCTTGACCTAAACTTGCAGTGGAGTAAAGGTTAAAGGTTCATCAGACTGGGCATCAAGACttggttttatatttaactcTTGAGGTGAGCAACTTTCACACCTAAGTAATTGACActcctgcagctctgacacCCAACCCTGGGAACATCCAGGCAAGGGTTAGAGAGGTTATCAGGGCTTCATCACTGATATCAAGTCTGCATACGGGGAggcattacattttattttgatgctcAGAAGATCCCCTTACATCTCTGCTCTGGATGGAATTCAGTACAGCCACTTACGTCGTTGCTTCAAACCTGTGCAGATGTGATGCTGGCGacatttgttctttattttgctgAGGCATTTGCATTAGCACGATTATGATAGATGCAGTGTGATGGAAATTCAGTTTGATAGTTTGTTAAAATAGTCTTAATTAGATATTTGTATTTGTCCAGTTGAGGTCACTAGTTCAGTGGCAGACAGTGTGCTGGGCCTGGTGCCAAGGCCACTGTGCAACCCATCAAGAAGGTGTGTAAACCTTGCACCCTGCAAAACACCTAAAAGAGGTCCCAAGGGTTCCCACAGAAGGGCTCAAAAGGTCGGCACCAGGCTACGTTGAAGAGTTTGATTCATTAAGTCAGAAATACAAATTACAgatatttaaactattttcaaaGAGCATTGGCTGAATATTAGATTTTAAGGCTGTATACAGTTTTAGCAAGTGCACACTAACCTACAACTATGTATGATTCCTATGCAGTTGATGTAGACTTTAACATAAGGGCATCATATCTGCAAAAAACTCACTTTGATCCTGCAGCTAAGTGTAAAACAGCTTCACTTATACCTGCCAAtaactttatatttacatttcaaactgGTTCATTGCAGGAAATCACACCAGCTGCCaggagttgtgtttgtttgttaattttgCCTAATGAGACTCTACAACAGGATCCTGCCATTAACTAGTGGATAAACACCAGTTACCACCACGACACTGAAACCACCAGGCTCTGTTAATGTGGAGTCTGACCGGTGAACAGCAGCACCGATGTTTCCTGGATATCATACAGTGATGCTGACATGTGCAGTCTCTAGTACCACATATATGTGTTCTTGAAGGTGCACATAAACTAACAATAACGCACCTTCGTGTATAAACAGGAATCTTTTTCTTGCACTGTTTCCTTAGAGTTGTGTTCCAAaggttttcagtttcattatCTTCAGTCCAGATCCTGACACCTTCCACGTGTCAGGCAGTTTGCGCACTTCAGGCCACACTGCGCAGGAAACGTTTACAACCTCGCACTTATCCATGGGAAAGCCGCTGTTCCGACACAAGCAGACGGATGTGTCAGCTTAGCAAAGCTTAGACCCCTCTAGTAAATAAGCAAAGTCCAGAAACTTAAAGACATTTCCTCATAATATGTCTGTTATGTTTGCAAGTAATATTTGTGAGTACAACTGCATTAGAGTTTATGCAACTGAGAGGCcaggaaaacaaagcagatcAAAATAAGTCTTATttgttctcttttcattttaaaataatatattaaatcaAGAGTATTTACTTTGCCTCAAAAAACTTCCTTTCCTGCAGGTTAGTGAACACAGTCAGCACTTGGAGATACATTCATCGTTTATTGTAATGACTGGTTCGGTTGGGACAGTTTAGGATTGTAGACACATCGCTGAATGTAATAAAGCACAGAAACAATCCCCAGACAACCACATtcatttcatgtatttattgttcgataaaatacaaaagaggTAGATTCGTTAGAAGAATAACTTAAGCATACATTCTGGTTTGGTATTACGTATGAAAAGgtatatttacatgtatttacatgaataaattaaaagaaatatattatGGCATATTGAATTAAGGTGTTTTCTGAGGTTTCTAAGGATGATATTCAGTTCAGCTCCTTTTCCACCTCCACTTCTTCATCATCGCTGTCTTCGTCGCTGCTGGAGTCTTCATAAGGGCAAATGGTCGCTTGGACCGGGTAGTTGCGCAGGAGCATTTCTGCCTCCCGGTACAAATAATCGAAGCATCTCGATTTCGGCCAATACAAcctttaaaaagagaaaggaatTAATTAGATATACATctaaagaaattattattaattaattttctatGTGAGAAACTTTACTTACCTCACTGGGTGAATGACATTGTGGTGCTTGGCATCAGAAAGGTCTCCATGCATGGAGGGAGCCTGAAATAGAAACAAGACGAATCtgtcagacttttttttatccattaaaCACTGCTCGTTTCACCTTAAAGACGCTGTCAAATTAACTACACTCACATTAAGTGCGCCAGTTGTGTTCTCTTTTCCAGTCCATGGTCTCCAAAAGTTGGCTTGCTGGGTAGCATTGCCTccagtaaaaacacaagttaatcCACTGTCGGTGCTGTAAGTCTCCATGGCTGCTTGTAATGGTCAGTCCTGTGTAAAGTCCTCGatggatgtgctgctgaaagCAGGAACTCCCTATTTATCAGGGCCCTGGGCGCCTGTGCCAAATTGCGCTTTGACGCGTTCCCAAGTGTTTCCATGCGCCACGGTGTTTAGGTGCGAAGTCACACTTCAGCAAACTCCAACCATATGGTCACGTTAATTCTTAATTTTGAATGCAGATTACAAACAATTTCTCGTAAGGGACTGACctgttttgaaatgtattcatttatttgaagCTATTACTGTAAATTTGGTTAAATAGCGGGTACCAGGTAATTCCGCGTACTTGCTTTATTGATCCACTATGCAGAAGTCTTGGTAAGAGCTTGAGCCTGTGTACATATATCATTTAGTCTCTAACATTTACCagttaaaatgcttttaatgaGGTTTCAAATCGAGtgattaaagtttaaaattgAAAACACGTTGAACTTTTCAACCCTTCTACATTTAATATCTTTCAGTATCTTCTGTAGCCATTTGGGTGTGAGGTGTGAATAAACACGTGCCCTACTGTCATTGCCCGCTGAGTGAGATGATGGAAGAGGCTCGTGAGCGTGGAGGGGGTGTTGACACGCGTCAGTCTGTTAAGCATACAACAGCAGGAGGGGGGCTAACAGCAACACCTCAGCAGATGCAGGGCATGAATGCATCCCAGTCCCATAAGAAAAACCTAATAAGACTGAATTAAAGAACTTCTATAGAAGCTTcatatgtctgtttttattatctgtttactgtgtgtgatgACTTTCCCTCCGGTGCATCAGTAGGGGGCAGTGTGGGGCTACATGCTGGTATGAAATGATAATTGGAACCCTGTAGTACAGTATTTGACACACAGTTTTTTATGTATAAATGTCTGCCCGAAATTGAATGCGAGTTTGTGCAgtgcaagtgtgtttgtgtgttttcatctgatTTCATTCACAGCCTCCACATTTGTGGGTTTCACTTGTTAATATGTAGTAGGCCCCGGGGCTGTgggaatctgtgtgtgtttaaaggtaAGCCGTGCATGGCTTTTACTAATCTTTGTTCACTAGCCCTTTCCACACCACAAGATTCCTCTTGTGGGAGCAAGGAGTCAGTGTTTGGAGCTAATAAGGTCCACACAGACCTTTTATCcctgatttctttctcttcttttcactctctctttctgctctggAGGTAATTGGACCCACAGCACACTAatacttgttttgtttacactttatttcactctttttctaTAATTTGTGCTATAATTGCAGAAATAATTTGCACATTGCATCCTACATGCTTTTGCACATCAAGTACATGCACAAATGTGACCTCTGCCATTTGCGCTTAACAAGCTGATTATTTCAATGCcataaaatacagcaaaactAGGTAAGCACATTAGGAGTGTTTCGTTTCAGTGCTGTACGTCAAAATGATACAGCTTGTGTATTTGTAATGCTGCAGTGGCAACGCTTCCAAACACAGAGCAAGTTTTTACTAGATGTTTGGAAATATGTCAAAAGAGTGATTAAAAGAAACATAAGAAAAGGGATAGAACAGAAAATGCAGTTCACCTGTCAGCTATGGATGAAGCAACATGGGTAATGAGGATACTCATCATAAAGAGCATTGGAAATCCAGGGAATAGCCATTATCCCCTTTTGGCTTACTCCATTAAGCATAAATCAATTTCAAAGGATGAGAGGAGATCAAGAGAGGCAGATAGGCTgcttgcagtttttttttaaatatggatTGTACAAAGAAGAAGATGCAGCTCAACATCAGAGAGATGTCTGTAATATTTCAGACATTCAGAGTTTTATTTGTGCTAAAATCAACCAGAAATCTGACCCAAATGTTCACCACAAGCTAATTAACAAGGATCTGATTGACTTTATCTAACCTTTATCTTTTCAGTTACTCCTCATTTGTCTCAATGTTTTCGTCTCCCTGACTTATTATTCATCGGCCATGTTTCCTGTCGTTTGCACTTCTCTCTCATAAAAACCATATTTTTCTTCATAGAGTCCTCTCTTTATGGAAACATAAACCACAAAACAATATTAGgataaatcacatttgtaaATGTCTACCTGAATTTATGTTTGAGCATTCAGCTGAAATCGAGCTTTGCACCCTCTGAACATATAAAGTATGTAATCATGTCCTCATTGTGTCCATCACAttgatttttgtgtgtgaatacaTTTCAGCCACTATTTTTAGACTCGGCTCCAggtttaaatttatttttgtgtttcagttaaGAGGCTTCAGTAAAATTTAGGTACTGAAATAACTGTTTCTCTCTGACAGTGAATGGAAACAAACACTCATGCCATGTTCTAATGGAGGGAATATTTTTAGTGTTTGCTTACAGGgatgttttcctttccttcagAACGCAGCTTTCTAATACATGCTGGGCTACTAATAGAAAGCTGGTACTAGGGAAACTTGCTGTTTGGTTCTTATTTTCATGAAAATGTCaagatctatctatctatctatctatctacatataacatatttttaatcTTATCTCATCTTAGTATTTGTCTTAGTCTTAGTATTTGTTGTTAGTATTTTGTTGGTGAACTCACCAAACAATCAGTCTTGTCCTTATTAAAAAACTGTGATGACTTAGTAAAAGAACAGAGATGCAGTCATAATAATTTTACATGTTGGTTCTTTACTAAATGGTTTCTCCAGTATGTATATAAAGAACTGTAATTTTCCCCctataaatattcaaatgttcaaTCTTCAAGAACCTGTTTGAAAGTCCTGTATTCCAGGACACAGTAACATCGACCTTTACTTTGCTGTCAGTAATGCTCAGGCTCAGTGTGACTCTTGGATTAACACAAAAGCATTACTTCATGTGAcaaaaggaaggaggagaggcGGCCGCTATTTCATTTACTAAAGAAGAGATGCCACGTACGCAGCATCTATTATCACCTTCCTGCCTCCAGTTTGCATTTATAGATTTTATTTCACCTGATGCATCAAATGTAAGTTATTCATTTTATCCACACCCCTGCTTCCAATGACACACAGCTGactacactgtaaataaacaaagttTGCTCGACAGTCCTGCTTGTAAGATACTGTGGGCTTagttcagttttctttctgaAGAGAACGTTACTTGAATTACCTTTGCAGAATACCAAATGATCAATGAGGCACAGTGCTTGGAGGTGGTTAATAACAAGGTGCATAAAAAAGAGCTCATACTTCATCCATCAGATATCAGGTGGCAGTCCAATAAAACACACTTGGTATTAAAATTTTCACCCACCAGGAACTGAAAATTAATAAACTAGTAGTACCTAATCATTTTAGATTTGCCTCACACGTTTTGTGGTTGATGTGGTTGATTACATGATGTCATGATGGATGTATGAGTGAGTATCACAGTGGCAGCATCTGAAATCACTCCCTATCCACAATATAATGCATTATATAGCATGTTCATCATTTTGTAGTGTTGTCCGTATGTTGAGTGTGTAAACCCGTCCACTATATTGTGCACTCAAAGCAGGTACACTGCTTTCTGCTAACAATGCcacaatgcaaaataaattcGAAGAAAATTGCCGTCACATGGTTAAAACAGTTACTACAACGTGATGCTGATTTGTGAGTGTCTGAAATCTCAAATTAAAGCCCATTATCGAGTGTACATCATATAGGAAGTAGTGAATCACTGAACAGGGAGTGATTTCGGACACAGTCAGTTGTATATACGGGTTTCTCTGAGCTTGAAATTATGTTCTGAGAACGGCCGGACAGAAGGTCAGGCTGATCCAGATCCTGGTTTAATTGAAGACCCAGGTGTTCCCTTGGAAACCATCTACCATGGTAAAAATACACAGCCAAAGTAGGCAGTTCATagaaaaatatgagaaaaaacTTATGAGGAAATATTATTGTTAATTCAATTTGTTAAGCTATACTGGATGAAACAATAAAAGTGAACCTACAGTAAGAGTCTATGCCATAGTAAGAGACTGTATGTTGAATACTACTACATGTTTATTATGGCCTGAAAGCCCAAATGTCCTGATCCTCTACATTTTATTCACCATTTTATTCAGTTCAGATAGTTTTAATGTAGCATTCAACCTTTCTTATTCATTGCAGCACTTGTATTCAGGCAGAGGTCGACTACAAAAAATGTTACCCTCCTGATTCACGTCAACAAAGGATGGTGTTTAACATAGTGGACAATGGCCCCCTGGGGGCtctgacaaaatgacaaaggcCCGTGGAGCGAAAAAGTTGAATCTGGTGAAACTTCTTCTGCAACACATgatgtttttcttgtgtttccACAGTTGCACAGTGTGAAGATATTACAAACCAAAGTGATGTGACTGTCcatctaataaatgtttttaaaacaaacaactggaTCTGTCCAACAGGAATTGCATTTCACAACACACGCCAACACTGTCCTAAGCCCTCTGCAAGGAGGCTGCATTAAGATGCAGTCTTTTTGTCCACAGGACTTTACTAGACTTTACTATCTATAGGGAAATCATGAATTTATCTCAGGAACATTAGAATTATGCCTTGCACACAGCAACAATGCTGATGCAGAACCGATGAATATTTCACTTCTATTTCAGCATGTTTCAATCCCCAATTCACCACCGAGCCGATTCAAAAGCAGTGGGTGGTAGTAGCTTGAAATCATTTGTGACCAGAATGCTGTAGAACAACATTCACAAAC from Anabas testudineus chromosome 24, fAnaTes1.2, whole genome shotgun sequence includes these protein-coding regions:
- the ripply2 gene encoding protein ripply2 — its product is METLGNASKRNLAQAPRALINREQAAMETYSTDSGLTCVFTGGNATQQANFWRPWTGKENTTGALNAPSMHGDLSDAKHHNVIHPVRLYWPKSRCFDYLYREAEMLLRNYPVQATICPYEDSSSDEDSDDEEVEVEKELN